One window from the genome of Daphnia pulex isolate KAP4 chromosome 9, ASM2113471v1 encodes:
- the LOC124202484 gene encoding polycomb group RING finger protein 3-like, which produces MMERKIKLRSLNSHIICKICGGYLIDATTVTECLHTFCKSCLVKHLEENNTCPSCNIMIHQSHPLQYISFDRTMQDIVYKLVPDLQDNETKREKDFYFNCGIICPKDMLTNNEHVGTNKVTEDDVNDADLHRLDEQVSICLECGAQQLSQLQRRFLRCSSQATVTHLKKFIALKLLDSIDAYRDVDILCNDELLGKDHTLKFVILTRWRFKEAPLKLVYRPRVDLM; this is translated from the exons ATGATGGAAAGGAAAATCAAACTACGTTCTTTGAATAGCCACATAATCTGCAAAATTTGTGGTGGTTATCTCATCGATGCAACCACCGTCACCGAATGTCTACATACCT TTTGTAAAAGTTGCTTGGTCAAGCAccttgaagaaaacaatacaTGCCCTTCCTGCAATATCATGATTCATCAGTCCCACCCACTTCAATACATCAGTTTTGATCGGACCATGCAAGACATCGTTTACAAACTTGTCCCTGATCTACAAGATA ATGAaaccaaaagagagaaagacttCTACTTTAACTGTGGAATTATTTGTCCAAAGGACATGCTGACAAATAATGAACATGTTGGTACCAACAAAGTCACAGAGGATGATGTGAATGATGCAGACTTGCACCGTCTTGATGAACAG GTGAGCATATGTTTGGAATGTGGAGCACAACAGTTGTCACAATTACAACGAAGGTTTCTAAGATGCTCATCACAGGCCACTGTTACACACCTAAAGAAATTTATTGCCTTGAAACTTCTTGATAGTATTGATGCTTATCGAGATGTTGATATTCTTTGTAATGATGAGTTGCTGGGAAAGGACCACACTTTGAAATTTGTGATTTTGACAAGGTGGAGATTTAAAGAAGCTCCACTCAAGCTAGTGTACAGACCACGTGTGGATTTGatgtaa